The Corylus avellana chromosome ca11, CavTom2PMs-1.0 genome contains the following window.
CATTGGACTTTAGGGACTTGGCAAAAGAATAGACTTTTGAAACACTGCAGATCCATTATTGGAAGCACCCTGAATCTGGAGAATCGAAGTGACCAAATTATATATCTGAATGTTCTCAAAAGATGGGACTTTCCGTCCCCTTGCAAACTGAGGACCATGGCCAATGAAAATGGTCCTCATGGAGAAGACCGCATTGTCATAACCATGTGCTCCACCACATTCTTTCCGTTTTGTTCTCTTCTGCTCCACCTTAAACCCCTCTTCTATCAACCCTATTACTGGTGGAATCCGGTCACTGGCCACATAGTGAAGCCTAGCAGGCAGCTCCTCCTTGAGATAGACTCTCAAATTCTTCCCATTCTCAACCTTCCCCGACTTCAATCCTTCATTCATCTTTGCAACAACATCCGCTGGCTTAACACCCGGAGGTGGACGAATCGCCAGCAAAGGCGAATGGGAAAGGACCCAATCAGCCGGAATCTCAATCCAAGGATTCAAATCATCTAGAAAAATCAGCTTCTTATCACACGTACCAACCATCCCATGATCACCTACCATAATTATACTAACATCTTCAAAAACTCCTCTTTTTTCTAAACCTTCAATCAACCTTCCAATCATCCTATCAATCCTAGCAACAGCTTCTGTTATCTCCGGATCATCTGGCCCCACCTGGTGACCCTGATGATCCGGGTCCTCAAAATACAGTGTCATAAATTGGGGAATTTCACTACCAGGCAAATCAAAATAACTTAAAACGGTATCAACCCGTTCCTCAAAAGGAACAGAGCTATTATAATTCATACAAAACTTATCAGGACAAGTCCAAGAACCTTTCTTTACCTCAGAACCAGGCCAGAAATACGTGGCAGCCTTCAACCCATTATTGACGACGGTCTCCCACAGAGGTTCACCCAACCACCACTTAGGCTCATGGCTCCCCATGTTAAAAGCCTCACCGGTGCGTGGATCCAAGAAATGATTGTTAATTATACCATGAAAAGCAGGATAAAGACCAGTAACAATAGAATAATGGTTCGGAAAAGTCAAGGTCGGGAAAACCGGGATCAAACCCGTCTCGGCCTCGGTCCCGTTACAGATTAAGCGGCCGATATTCGGTGTGGAAGTCTTGAATTGGTACCCAAATCGGAACCCATCTGAGGAAATCAGCAAAACTACAGGACGTTCGAGCTTAGTGAGCGGACGGGCTTGGGATTCGGGCGAAGAGGAGGTGTGTGAGGTGGCAGGtgcagaggaggaggaggaggaggcagaggaggagaagaaaaggaaagcgAAGGCGATGGCAGCGGAGAGAGCAATGCAGGTGATAAGAAGGAGGGAGATAAAAATGATTGTGGTTGTGGTGGGTTTGTGAGGTGGGTCTtttggtgaagaagaagaagaggaagagtcGGTGTTGAAAGAAAGCAGCGCCGTGGATGGGTTCGATGAGTCTTCTTCTTGGGTTGGTAATGGTACTGGTGTAGGCTTTGCTGGAGCTAAGATGGACAAAGAATCAGAACCCATGTTCCAAAAATTGGTCTCTCTTCCAAATCTTCTGGTTTTTTCCAGCTTGATTTGAAGGAAACTCAAGGTTCTAAGATGCGTGTTCTGTTCTTgtttgtagagagagagagagagagagagattggagTGAAATGCAAGGGTTTGGTTTGGTCTGGTTCGGCTGCTTGATTGTTGCAGAGTTGCTATCTCGGATGGGTTACTTTCATTGAATAATGCGAGTGGACTAGGTGAGTTTTATGGAAAGAAGTTGGCTAGAGAGAGACacagattttcttttctttttttgcaatatatatattttttaaaaccagaAGATGGTGATAAGTGAtaaacttttcaaaattttcaaatgatttattactatttcataaaatttattattttaaaaaatgtgttacCAAATCATGAGAcagtaacacattatttaaaagccaattttaaaaaaaaaaattgaaaagtatagcatttctctttgttCATAAGCAATGAGATATTCTAACCGATAAGTTTTTTGGTCTGCTTAAGAATTTGCATTATGCGAATCATTTTTTGGCTGTAAATAAGATACAGAAGACCGGgtcatttttacttttttagccCATTTTCTAATTActatttgtattttttgcaTCGTGATTCGATTAAAGTTTGTTGTTCGGAGCCCATCCcc
Protein-coding sequences here:
- the LOC132166534 gene encoding uncharacterized protein LOC132166534, which produces MGSDSLSILAPAKPTPVPLPTQEEDSSNPSTALLSFNTDSSSSSSSPKDPPHKPTTTTIIFISLLLITCIALSAAIAFAFLFFSSSASSSSSSAPATSHTSSSPESQARPLTKLERPVVLLISSDGFRFGYQFKTSTPNIGRLICNGTEAETGLIPVFPTLTFPNHYSIVTGLYPAFHGIINNHFLDPRTGEAFNMGSHEPKWWLGEPLWETVVNNGLKAATYFWPGSEVKKGSWTCPDKFCMNYNSSVPFEERVDTVLSYFDLPGSEIPQFMTLYFEDPDHQGHQVGPDDPEITEAVARIDRMIGRLIEGLEKRGVFEDVSIIMVGDHGMVGTCDKKLIFLDDLNPWIEIPADWVLSHSPLLAIRPPPGVKPADVVAKMNEGLKSGKVENGKNLRVYLKEELPARLHYVASDRIPPVIGLIEEGFKVEQKRTKRKECGGAHGYDNAVFSMRTIFIGHGPQFARGRKVPSFENIQIYNLVTSILQIQGASNNGSAVFQKSILLPSP